One genomic region from Shewanella aestuarii encodes:
- a CDS encoding DUF4097 family beta strand repeat-containing protein, translating into MKSSLKSVIHFVILSSTATLSLSALAGDAVNQQLSVTENPSVKVKVQRGQLQFIAWDQASIKVEGNLDDLSQGLTLEQQGNHFVIEDKMPRNYNGNNKQGSNLTIYLPAKIMLDNEGVSTDVSIANFTGEIKIAQVSGNLSLNHLSGDIQANTVSGDITSKNLSGKLTFESVSGDIDDQQSEGQSTLRMVSGDIDIQAGQYSQVSIEQVSGEIKAELMTIEELKLTAISGDTELMVAHSLKDATLESISGNLAITFMTMPDAQFNIDGGPGGKIRNNLTQDKPLKPKYSPGASLTFATQAGHGRININTISGTIELASK; encoded by the coding sequence ATGAAATCGTCACTAAAATCAGTAATCCATTTTGTCATATTGAGCTCAACGGCCACACTTAGCTTATCAGCTTTAGCGGGTGATGCGGTTAATCAGCAGTTAAGTGTGACAGAAAACCCATCGGTAAAAGTCAAAGTTCAACGAGGTCAATTACAGTTCATTGCATGGGATCAAGCTAGTATTAAAGTTGAAGGCAACTTAGATGATTTATCTCAAGGTTTAACTCTTGAACAACAAGGCAATCACTTTGTCATCGAAGACAAAATGCCCCGTAATTATAATGGCAACAATAAACAAGGCTCTAACCTTACAATCTATTTACCCGCCAAAATCATGTTAGACAATGAGGGCGTATCGACGGATGTCAGTATTGCCAACTTTACGGGGGAGATAAAAATCGCACAAGTTAGTGGCAATCTCAGCCTTAATCATCTTTCAGGCGACATTCAAGCCAACACGGTTTCGGGTGACATCACCAGTAAGAATCTATCGGGTAAGCTAACGTTTGAAAGCGTATCGGGCGATATTGATGATCAACAAAGTGAAGGGCAAAGCACCTTGCGCATGGTCAGTGGTGATATTGACATTCAAGCAGGCCAATATAGTCAAGTTAGCATAGAGCAAGTATCTGGCGAGATTAAAGCTGAGCTAATGACAATCGAAGAATTAAAATTAACAGCAATCAGTGGTGACACAGAACTAATGGTTGCTCACTCGCTAAAAGACGCGACCTTAGAATCAATTAGTGGTAACTTAGCAATAACCTTTATGACCATGCCAGATGCACAGTTCAACATTGATGGTGGTCCAGGCGGAAAAATACGCAATAATTTAACCCAAGACAAACCCCTAAAGCCTAAGTATTCTCCTGGTGCATCCTTGACGTTTGCCACTCAAGCGGGTCATGGTCGGATTAATATCAACACCATCAGCGGCACGATTGAGCTTGCTAGCAAATAA
- a CDS encoding cytochrome c3 family protein has translation MKYPILLAALFFAGSAVAVDCVECHEEIPVAQHVEDGATLAMCADCHAIGDAHEIDMEMHTPELTITECTDCHQMEK, from the coding sequence ATGAAATATCCAATTTTACTTGCAGCACTATTTTTTGCTGGTTCAGCAGTTGCTGTTGACTGTGTTGAATGTCACGAAGAGATCCCAGTGGCACAACACGTTGAAGACGGTGCAACTTTAGCTATGTGTGCTGATTGTCACGCTATTGGTGATGCACATGAAATCGATATGGAGATGCACACTCCAGAGCTAACCATTACTGAGTGTACTGATTGTCACCAAATGGAAAAGTAA
- the rsuA gene encoding 16S rRNA pseudouridine(516) synthase RsuA has protein sequence MRLDKFICESTELTRSTAKKALHRSDVTCDGVIVKDPGFKVTDKTVVRLEGRIISVVGERYIMLHKPIDTICSTIDEVYPSVLSLLNVEKVDNLHIAGRLDADTTGLVLITSDGQWSHRITSPKKDCAKRYLVELAEPVEQALIAEFAAGIALRNEEGLTKPAILDIVNPCLVRLTISEGKYHQVKRMFAAVGNRVVNLHRESIGGIELDADLALGEWRFLTDEEINSID, from the coding sequence GTGCGTTTAGACAAATTTATTTGTGAGAGTACCGAGCTTACTCGCTCAACCGCAAAAAAAGCGTTGCACAGAAGTGATGTAACTTGTGACGGTGTTATCGTAAAAGACCCCGGCTTTAAGGTAACTGATAAAACTGTAGTACGCCTTGAAGGGCGGATTATCAGTGTTGTTGGTGAGCGGTATATTATGCTGCATAAACCTATCGATACCATTTGCTCAACCATTGATGAAGTGTATCCATCAGTGCTGAGTTTGCTGAACGTCGAAAAAGTCGATAATTTGCATATTGCTGGTCGATTAGATGCAGATACTACAGGGTTAGTGCTGATTACCAGTGATGGTCAATGGTCACATAGAATCACATCGCCTAAAAAAGATTGCGCAAAGCGTTATTTGGTGGAGCTTGCGGAGCCGGTTGAGCAAGCATTGATTGCTGAATTTGCTGCGGGTATTGCACTTCGTAATGAAGAGGGGTTAACAAAACCCGCTATACTTGACATCGTTAACCCTTGTTTGGTCAGATTAACTATTAGTGAAGGCAAGTATCATCAAGTTAAGCGTATGTTCGCTGCGGTTGGAAATCGTGTGGTCAACTTACATCGTGAAAGCATTGGTGGAATTGAATTAGATGCCGATTTAGCATTAGGTGAATGGCGATTTTTAACGGATGAAGAAATAAATTCTATTGATTAA
- a CDS encoding M13 family metallopeptidase produces MRKLVIGGLCASLIAGLTACNDGTKATTEAVKPETAKTATAAAVEKALTSGITFDNMDKSVRPQDDFYLYVNGGWMNTAEIPGDRTNIGAFYDLRENAKQDVKAIIEDLSASDTLTEGTDEQKVADLYRSFMDVETLNKLGVTPLKATFDKIAALKDKNELVTFFAENQVNGGGTPLAFYINVDAKDSSRYATHIWQYGLSLPEKDYYFNDSERFINIRKAYLEHIEKMFNLAGLENAKASAASILALETAIAEKHWDVVETRDSTKTYNKFEVSELATLAPDINWTGYLAALGADKQADIIINQPSYIQGFNEVLKANDLDTWKTYMTWQALTHAASNLSEALDNENFDFFAKTLNGQAEQEPRWKRGVSTVSSTLGEVVGKVYVKRHFVPEAKDRMEHLVENLRSAYGSSIDSLDWMSEATKVAAKDKLAKFNPKIGYPNKWADYSKLSIKADDLVGNITRAAIVEHNRNIAKLGQPIDKDEWHMTPQTVNAYYNPTMNEIVFPAAILQPPFFNLEADDAVNYGGIGAVIGHEMGHGFDDQGAKFDGEGNMRDWWTEADLKAFESKGKALIAQYNGYQVFDDLHVNGELTLGENIGDLSGVTIAYKAYKMSLNGKEAPVIDGLTGDERFFMGFSQIWRVKMKEEALRNRVATDPHSPGHFRAIGALSNMPEFYSTYDVKEGDKMYIAPENRVKIW; encoded by the coding sequence ATGAGAAAATTGGTTATTGGAGGACTTTGTGCCTCACTGATTGCAGGCCTTACCGCATGCAACGATGGCACGAAAGCGACCACTGAAGCAGTTAAACCAGAAACAGCCAAAACCGCTACCGCGGCAGCCGTTGAAAAAGCCCTAACATCGGGCATTACCTTCGACAATATGGATAAGTCAGTTCGTCCACAAGATGACTTCTATCTTTACGTGAACGGCGGCTGGATGAACACAGCAGAAATCCCAGGCGATCGCACTAACATTGGCGCATTTTATGATTTACGTGAAAATGCCAAACAAGATGTTAAAGCCATTATTGAAGATTTAAGTGCATCAGACACCTTAACCGAAGGAACTGATGAGCAAAAAGTAGCAGATCTCTATCGTTCTTTCATGGACGTTGAAACCTTAAATAAATTGGGTGTTACGCCATTAAAAGCCACTTTTGATAAAATTGCTGCACTAAAAGACAAAAATGAATTAGTCACCTTTTTTGCTGAAAACCAAGTCAATGGCGGCGGGACACCATTAGCATTTTACATCAATGTGGATGCCAAAGACTCAAGCCGTTACGCCACCCACATTTGGCAATACGGTTTAAGTCTGCCGGAAAAAGATTACTACTTTAACGATAGTGAGCGCTTTATAAATATCCGTAAAGCCTACCTTGAGCACATCGAAAAAATGTTCAATCTAGCCGGCCTAGAAAACGCTAAAGCCTCAGCAGCGTCTATTTTAGCCCTAGAAACCGCCATTGCAGAGAAGCATTGGGATGTAGTCGAAACTCGCGACAGCACTAAAACCTATAACAAATTTGAAGTATCTGAACTAGCGACTTTAGCACCAGACATCAATTGGACGGGCTACTTAGCAGCCTTAGGCGCAGACAAACAAGCGGATATCATTATTAACCAGCCAAGCTATATTCAAGGCTTCAATGAAGTATTAAAAGCCAATGATTTAGACACTTGGAAAACCTACATGACTTGGCAAGCCCTCACTCATGCGGCAAGTAATTTATCTGAAGCATTAGATAATGAAAACTTTGATTTTTTTGCTAAAACCTTAAACGGTCAAGCAGAACAAGAGCCGCGTTGGAAGCGGGGTGTTAGCACGGTTAGCAGTACATTGGGCGAAGTGGTAGGTAAAGTGTACGTCAAACGTCACTTTGTGCCAGAAGCGAAAGACCGTATGGAACACCTAGTTGAAAACCTACGCAGTGCTTATGGCTCAAGTATCGATTCTTTAGATTGGATGAGTGAAGCTACCAAAGTGGCTGCAAAAGACAAATTAGCGAAATTCAATCCTAAGATTGGCTACCCAAACAAATGGGCAGATTACAGCAAATTATCGATTAAAGCAGATGATTTAGTAGGTAACATCACCCGTGCAGCCATTGTTGAGCATAACCGAAATATCGCTAAGTTAGGACAACCTATCGATAAAGATGAATGGCACATGACGCCACAAACCGTTAATGCCTACTACAACCCAACCATGAACGAAATCGTGTTCCCAGCAGCAATTTTACAACCGCCTTTCTTTAACCTTGAAGCCGATGACGCTGTTAACTACGGTGGTATTGGCGCGGTTATCGGCCATGAAATGGGCCACGGTTTTGATGACCAAGGCGCTAAATTTGATGGTGAAGGTAACATGCGTGATTGGTGGACAGAAGCTGACTTAAAAGCATTTGAAAGCAAGGGTAAAGCTTTAATTGCTCAGTACAATGGTTATCAAGTATTTGATGATTTACACGTTAATGGTGAACTAACCTTAGGCGAAAACATTGGTGACTTGTCTGGCGTCACTATCGCTTATAAAGCTTACAAAATGTCACTTAATGGCAAAGAAGCACCAGTTATTGATGGTTTAACCGGTGACGAACGCTTCTTTATGGGCTTTAGCCAAATTTGGCGAGTGAAAATGAAAGAAGAAGCATTGCGTAACCGTGTTGCAACCGATCCACATTCTCCTGGCCACTTCCGTGCGATAGGCGCATTATCAAATATGCCTGAGTTCTATAGCACTTATGACGTAAAAGAAGGCGATAAAATGTATATTGCCCCAGAAAACCGCGTAAAAATTTGGTAA
- a CDS encoding SMI1/KNR4 family protein: MQEIIDQLQELSETVPVPLELPTFEQLVEVEEQILIGIPADLKEFLLHASDVIYGSFEPVTAADPYTHTFLPEVASYAWSIGLPREQIPICQVGDSFYCIDENGQVQFWEDGDFNGEMWESFWDWVEDVWLAQ, encoded by the coding sequence ATGCAAGAAATTATCGATCAACTTCAAGAACTCAGCGAAACCGTTCCGGTTCCTTTAGAGTTGCCAACTTTTGAGCAACTCGTCGAAGTTGAAGAGCAAATTTTAATTGGCATCCCTGCCGATTTAAAAGAGTTTTTATTGCATGCCAGCGATGTGATTTACGGTAGTTTTGAGCCTGTTACCGCAGCCGATCCTTATACTCACACATTTTTACCTGAAGTGGCCAGTTATGCTTGGTCAATAGGCTTACCTAGAGAACAAATTCCAATTTGCCAAGTAGGTGATAGCTTTTACTGCATTGATGAAAACGGCCAAGTGCAGTTTTGGGAAGACGGTGACTTCAATGGTGAAATGTGGGAATCATTTTGGGATTGGGTTGAAGACGTTTGGCTTGCACAATAA
- a CDS encoding DUF4447 family protein, which yields MSKDTGLNAIEMQCLRLSFGLTTEQVALLTKTTHEAVIAWEAAEAEAPVPAQKKLLEIDDIIEMQVLNTTDGIEALFKKEPKRRLAFVVYPTQALYTQYNPEFLSSLPLTELYNTAAWRIKKECKLVLEVDVSLIPLDAEAYKAYRADNGMSESRESRAKWAATQL from the coding sequence ATGTCTAAAGATACTGGCTTAAATGCCATTGAAATGCAGTGTTTACGCCTGTCATTTGGATTAACCACTGAACAAGTGGCCTTGTTAACCAAAACCACTCATGAAGCCGTAATAGCATGGGAAGCCGCAGAGGCAGAAGCACCTGTACCTGCACAGAAAAAACTATTAGAAATTGATGACATCATTGAAATGCAAGTACTCAATACCACTGACGGTATTGAAGCGCTTTTCAAAAAAGAACCTAAGCGTCGTTTAGCCTTTGTGGTTTATCCCACTCAAGCGTTATATACCCAATATAACCCTGAGTTTTTAAGCTCTTTGCCATTAACTGAGCTATATAACACAGCGGCATGGCGCATCAAAAAAGAGTGTAAATTGGTATTAGAGGTCGATGTCAGTTTAATCCCATTAGATGCAGAAGCTTACAAAGCTTATCGTGCCGATAACGGCATGAGCGAAAGCCGTGAAAGCCGCGCCAAATGGGCTGCAACTCAACTGTAA
- a CDS encoding glutathione S-transferase family protein, with amino-acid sequence MITLHGTPRSRALRVSWMLEELGIEWQFRFLNFAKGENRSAEFLALNPSGKMPVIEEDGFVMTESAAIVQYLAEKYGHDKFLPARGTQQSAIYHQWVSFIICELEQALWSMGKHRFALPEEQRLAEMLPVAKWEFDKAAALAENQVPESGYLLGEQFTTADILLTHTLMWATAFDQTIPPKLTAYRDRLLTRAALQSALAKTEPVAKAAQEQA; translated from the coding sequence ATGATCACATTACATGGTACTCCGCGAAGCCGCGCATTACGCGTGTCTTGGATGTTAGAAGAGTTAGGAATTGAATGGCAGTTTCGCTTTTTAAATTTTGCTAAAGGAGAAAATCGCAGTGCTGAGTTTTTGGCGTTAAACCCAAGCGGGAAAATGCCTGTGATTGAAGAAGATGGCTTTGTGATGACCGAATCTGCGGCCATTGTGCAATATCTTGCTGAAAAGTATGGTCATGATAAATTCCTACCCGCCAGAGGTACCCAGCAATCCGCTATTTATCATCAGTGGGTGAGTTTTATTATTTGTGAGCTCGAGCAGGCGCTTTGGAGTATGGGTAAGCATCGCTTTGCTTTGCCGGAGGAGCAACGTCTTGCTGAGATGTTACCTGTTGCCAAATGGGAGTTTGATAAAGCAGCGGCTTTAGCCGAAAACCAAGTACCAGAATCAGGCTATTTATTGGGTGAGCAATTCACTACGGCCGATATTTTACTCACTCATACATTAATGTGGGCAACTGCATTTGATCAAACTATCCCTCCCAAATTAACAGCTTACCGAGATAGATTGCTCACTCGGGCAGCATTACAATCAGCCTTGGCCAAAACTGAGCCAGTTGCGAAAGCGGCACAAGAGCAAGCTTAG
- a CDS encoding TonB-dependent receptor encodes MKRPHLLRSACAVAISLTLAPTTFVSHAAESTEAKQIEKIEVTGSRIKRTDIEGPSPIQSLNKDDIANMGFDNLQQLLEKMPAAGAGTFSTRGNSQDSTANGGAAISLRGMGADATLVLINGRRVATSSFAEGITNSFVDINNIPVSAIERIDILKDGASAIYGSDAIAGVVNIVLRKNIEGLELNLGYGGASGSDYDETTASLVWGITGEKGSASVIVDYFNNNRLAASEMGRFGTANQSPYGGEDFRSSRGFPGYFYVDGVKTIDPDCPPENATASGSCLFDYGPYNLTIPEAERVGFIGQFEYIFAENVTGFLEVAVQHNTSEAGGAATPLDESAGLTVPGTHPNNPFGKDIEIGRFRPVDAGARRWDIESDTLRMVAGLRGVVNDWDWEASVQRGRSESTQQGDRTQGWVRVDYLQREIDAGRYNPFGGTYNSQDVIDDITTSLVRQGESHMTSFDANITGQAFTIGDRDVMMAAGVEYREEDVSDTPDEQFQRGLIFGTEAVSAKADRDQYAGYVEFSIPVADNFELQLAGRYDHYSDFGSTFNPKAAFMWGITDNLSARGSWATGFRAPSLAQIGLGPSQESNFFIDTYRCEADGVDCTALDYNTEFAGNPDLDAEESETWNVGMIWAPYEKFDIGFDVWSIQQDNKIDKQPLGDIYTAHCNDQNSTVCERLPAPVGQTFGTIDVIHSSFINLSSQDVRGVDISSHYALELDDYGDIKFGLEWSYLDKFEKDNLDYTGEYKFPEYRWLATANWSKDDFSANLNLTYVGEFEDTPDIDFDGVLDFEDNQSRMVDSQIIVDLQGAYRFSETFKLTVGVNNVFDEEPPFAIGDGDSDLYGYVQSIHNPLGRYIYTKLTMNF; translated from the coding sequence ATGAAAAGACCTCACCTACTACGCAGCGCCTGCGCTGTGGCAATTTCGTTAACCTTAGCACCAACTACTTTTGTTTCTCATGCTGCGGAATCAACCGAAGCTAAGCAAATAGAAAAAATCGAAGTAACTGGCTCCCGTATTAAGCGAACTGATATTGAAGGCCCGTCGCCAATACAGTCATTGAACAAAGATGATATTGCTAATATGGGTTTTGATAATCTTCAGCAATTGCTTGAAAAGATGCCTGCAGCTGGTGCAGGCACTTTTTCGACAAGAGGTAATAGTCAAGATTCTACTGCAAATGGTGGCGCAGCTATCAGTTTGAGAGGGATGGGAGCGGATGCCACTTTAGTGCTGATTAACGGCCGTCGAGTTGCGACAAGTTCTTTTGCTGAAGGAATTACCAACTCATTTGTTGATATTAATAATATCCCTGTTTCGGCTATTGAGCGTATTGATATTTTGAAAGATGGCGCTTCAGCTATTTACGGCTCAGATGCTATTGCTGGTGTGGTAAATATTGTTTTGCGTAAAAATATTGAGGGTCTAGAGCTCAACCTTGGATATGGTGGCGCGTCAGGTTCAGATTATGACGAAACAACTGCCAGTTTAGTCTGGGGCATAACAGGTGAAAAAGGGAGCGCGTCTGTCATTGTTGATTATTTCAACAATAATCGCTTAGCAGCGAGTGAAATGGGGAGGTTTGGTACTGCTAATCAATCGCCTTATGGTGGAGAGGACTTCCGCTCATCTCGTGGTTTCCCTGGTTACTTTTATGTCGATGGCGTGAAAACCATTGATCCTGATTGTCCACCAGAAAATGCAACGGCTAGTGGTAGTTGTTTATTCGATTATGGCCCTTATAACCTGACGATTCCAGAAGCCGAGCGAGTTGGGTTTATTGGTCAATTTGAATATATTTTTGCTGAAAATGTAACGGGTTTCTTAGAGGTTGCGGTTCAACATAATACTTCAGAAGCTGGAGGTGCAGCGACACCTCTAGATGAATCTGCTGGTTTAACTGTTCCGGGAACTCATCCAAATAATCCGTTTGGAAAAGACATTGAAATTGGTCGATTCAGACCCGTAGATGCTGGAGCTCGTCGTTGGGATATCGAGTCAGATACATTAAGAATGGTGGCTGGTCTTCGTGGCGTTGTAAACGATTGGGATTGGGAGGCATCTGTACAGCGAGGTAGAAGTGAGTCTACTCAGCAGGGGGATCGCACGCAAGGTTGGGTGCGAGTTGATTATTTACAGCGTGAAATAGATGCTGGTCGATATAATCCTTTTGGAGGCACGTATAACTCTCAAGATGTTATCGACGATATTACGACTAGTTTAGTGCGCCAAGGTGAGTCACATATGACTTCATTTGATGCGAACATTACTGGCCAAGCATTCACAATTGGTGATCGAGACGTCATGATGGCTGCTGGTGTTGAGTATCGTGAAGAGGATGTATCGGACACACCTGATGAGCAATTTCAACGTGGGCTAATTTTTGGTACTGAAGCGGTTTCTGCGAAAGCGGATCGCGATCAATATGCTGGCTATGTAGAATTTTCTATTCCTGTTGCAGATAACTTTGAATTACAACTTGCTGGTCGCTATGATCATTACAGTGATTTTGGTTCAACCTTTAATCCAAAAGCAGCGTTTATGTGGGGAATAACTGATAATCTGAGTGCTCGTGGTTCTTGGGCTACTGGTTTTAGAGCACCTTCATTAGCACAAATTGGTTTAGGGCCTTCGCAAGAAAGTAATTTCTTTATTGATACCTATCGCTGTGAGGCTGACGGTGTAGATTGTACCGCCCTAGATTACAACACTGAATTTGCTGGTAACCCAGATCTAGATGCGGAAGAGTCTGAAACTTGGAACGTGGGCATGATTTGGGCCCCGTATGAAAAGTTTGACATTGGTTTTGATGTTTGGAGCATTCAACAAGATAATAAAATCGATAAACAGCCTTTAGGTGATATTTATACCGCGCATTGTAATGATCAAAATAGTACGGTGTGTGAACGTCTACCTGCTCCTGTGGGCCAAACATTCGGTACTATCGATGTTATTCATTCAAGCTTTATTAACTTAAGCTCTCAAGATGTACGAGGTGTCGATATTTCAAGTCATTATGCTTTAGAGCTTGATGATTATGGTGATATTAAATTTGGTCTTGAGTGGAGTTACTTAGATAAATTTGAAAAAGATAACTTGGATTATACCGGTGAATATAAGTTTCCTGAATACCGCTGGCTAGCTACTGCTAACTGGAGTAAAGATGACTTTTCTGCGAATCTAAACCTAACCTATGTTGGTGAGTTTGAGGATACGCCAGACATTGATTTTGATGGTGTTTTAGACTTTGAAGATAATCAGTCTCGTATGGTTGATTCGCAAATTATTGTCGATTTACAAGGAGCTTATCGTTTCTCTGAAACATTCAAGTTAACTGTTGGTGTAAATAATGTATTTGATGAAGAACCACCATTTGCAATTGGTGATGGCGATTCAGATCTTTATGGTTATGTGCAATCAATCCATAATCCTTTAGGGCGATATATTTATACAAAGCTAACAATGAACTTTTAA
- a CDS encoding Nramp family divalent metal transporter: MSSSHIIKHPSKVIRFRQGIANLGPGILMAAAAIGASHLVASTRAGAEYGWQLAWLVLAVNLVKYPFFAAGARYTAATGESLLHGYQRQGKGYLVLFSLLNSVAAVASTAGVCMLTAALLTQFVPLSIDILAALVLVSSLLLLIIGHYKWLDSITKIIMFTLTLTTLIAVVLAWAHQWGQPQITSTADAWQWANVGFLVAMMGWMPAPIEVSTWNSVWLLEKQKSQSINAKQAVFDFNLGYVTTAILALVFLALGALVMHGSGEQFSDSGSQFANQLISLYSQVMGEHSRYLIATVALLCIFSTTVTVIDGYSRTLNLAWQLLNKSADSSLRLNSIMLFISLLGLGLILFFKGALLPLLEFVMILAFMTTVIFAWLNFRLMTSKHLPKHHRYGPNMVRLSWLGLIYFIGFSSIFIFWYLTKL; this comes from the coding sequence ATGTCATCCAGCCACATCATTAAACATCCATCTAAAGTGATACGTTTTAGGCAAGGTATTGCTAACCTTGGGCCAGGCATTTTGATGGCTGCTGCGGCTATTGGGGCTTCGCACCTTGTCGCATCAACTCGCGCTGGTGCTGAATATGGCTGGCAACTGGCTTGGTTAGTGTTAGCGGTAAACTTGGTTAAATATCCCTTTTTTGCTGCAGGCGCACGTTACACAGCAGCCACAGGTGAGAGTTTATTACATGGCTACCAACGTCAAGGTAAAGGCTATTTAGTCCTGTTTAGTCTGCTCAATAGTGTTGCCGCGGTAGCCAGTACCGCTGGCGTGTGTATGTTAACTGCAGCGCTGCTGACTCAGTTTGTTCCCTTATCGATTGATATTCTTGCTGCATTAGTGTTAGTCAGTTCACTGTTGTTATTGATAATCGGTCATTACAAATGGCTAGATAGCATCACTAAAATCATTATGTTCACGCTAACGCTAACCACCTTGATTGCAGTTGTGTTGGCTTGGGCGCATCAATGGGGTCAGCCACAAATCACATCAACAGCCGATGCGTGGCAATGGGCTAATGTTGGTTTTTTAGTTGCAATGATGGGCTGGATGCCTGCCCCTATTGAGGTAAGTACTTGGAACTCAGTGTGGTTACTCGAAAAACAAAAATCACAATCGATTAATGCCAAACAAGCAGTTTTTGACTTCAATTTAGGTTATGTCACCACAGCGATACTTGCGCTAGTCTTTTTAGCGTTAGGCGCGTTAGTGATGCATGGTTCTGGTGAACAATTCTCTGATTCTGGATCGCAATTTGCCAACCAGTTAATCAGCCTTTATAGCCAAGTAATGGGCGAACATAGTCGCTATTTGATTGCCACAGTTGCCCTACTGTGTATTTTTAGTACCACAGTTACCGTCATCGATGGCTATAGCCGCACGTTAAATCTGGCGTGGCAATTGCTAAATAAATCTGCTGATTCATCATTAAGACTAAACAGTATTATGTTATTTATCAGCTTATTAGGCCTAGGGTTAATATTATTTTTTAAAGGTGCGTTATTGCCACTACTTGAATTTGTGATGATATTAGCTTTTATGACCACGGTTATTTTTGCTTGGCTAAACTTTCGTTTGATGACGAGTAAGCATCTGCCTAAACATCACAGATATGGGCCTAATATGGTGCGGTTGTCGTGGTTAGGGCTAATTTATTTTATCGGCTTTTCAAGCATTTTTATCTTTTGGTATTTAACCAAACTGTAA
- a CDS encoding DUF1456 family protein has protein sequence MINNDILRRIRFIFDYSNAKMVHIFAAANAEVSTDNIIAMLKKEEEPGYQAINDSLMCQFLDGLIITNRGLQEGATVPSPVKNLNNNLMFKKLRVALTLKEEDIISLLGLAEFSITKSELGALFRSPDHKNFKACGDQILRNFLKGLSIKHRGM, from the coding sequence ATGATAAACAACGATATTCTTCGCCGTATTCGCTTCATCTTTGACTATTCAAATGCAAAAATGGTCCACATTTTTGCTGCAGCTAATGCTGAAGTCAGCACTGACAATATTATTGCTATGCTTAAAAAAGAAGAAGAACCCGGTTACCAAGCCATTAATGACAGCCTTATGTGCCAATTTTTAGATGGATTGATTATTACGAACCGTGGCTTACAAGAAGGTGCAACAGTGCCAAGCCCAGTTAAAAATTTAAACAACAACTTAATGTTTAAAAAACTGCGCGTCGCACTCACCTTAAAAGAAGAGGATATTATTAGCCTTTTAGGCTTAGCTGAATTTTCAATTACTAAGTCAGAATTAGGCGCGCTATTCCGTAGCCCAGACCACAAAAACTTTAAAGCTTGTGGCGATCAAATTTTACGTAACTTTTTAAAAGGTTTATCAATCAAACACCGTGGCATGTAA